A region of the Stieleria neptunia genome:
CGATTCTGCCGCCGAACGCGGAAATCTGTGCCCAACGGAATCCCGGAGGCACCTTCCTTGCGCCCCCGAGCAGTCGTCACCAGGGCGGTGCACACATCTTGATGGGAGACGGAGCAGTCGTGTTCATGACCGATTCGGTCGAGGCCGGAAACAGTCGAGCCGGGATGGTTTGGCGAAACGGTACCGGCGGGCAAGCGCCCGGCAGTGTCAGCCCGTATGGACTTTGGGGTGCGTTGGGCACTCGGGCGAGCAATGAAACGATTCAAGAACAGCTCAATCAGTAATGCTACCGATCAACCCCAGGATGACTGCAATGAGAAAGTGTTTTTCATGGCTCGCATGTTCCGCCGTCTTGACGTTGCCGCTGGTCGGGTGTGGTGATTCACAACCGTCTAACGTGATGCAGAATGCCGACGAACAAGCGTTTGCCGACTATGAACGAATGATCGCCGAAGATGCAAACGTTCAAAACGAAGTGGCGCCTGACGAGGAGAAACCCGAATAGGTCGTCGACAAACAAAGCCAGCACACGGTGCTGATCAGCAAAGCCCTTCGCGAGCCATCGCGGGGGGCTTTTTTCTTTTGAGCAGCGCTCGCCCGCCGGCAGAACCCAGGGTGGCGACCAGCTACAATGATGACCCGACGATCCTGTTGGGCTGGTATGGGGGTTTGCACAAGTCGCAAGGCTCGAAGTCACTCTCCCTGCAAGGGAGCGCGACCTCAGATGTGTCGACACCAATGCACTGGCTTTTGCCGTGCGCTGGCGTCCACCGGCTGATGATTGTCGCACCCGTCACGGTTGATCCGCCCACTGTTTTTCTCACCGTTTATCCTTTTCAAGTACACCACCACCATCATGAATCGAGTCACCCGCCGTGCGATCAGCGTCGCACTGATGCCCGTCTTTGTCCTTGCCGTCCTACCCGGATTCCTCGCCCAGGCGGGCGCCGCCGATGCCAAGCTGCGGGCGCTGATCATCGACGGCCAGAACAACCACACCGCCTGGCCCCAGACGACGATGATGACCAAGAAGTACCTGGAAGAGTCGGGACGTTTCACCGTCGACATCGAGCGGACCCAGTTCACCTGGAAAGGCGGCAAGCTGCTCGAACAATTCCCGCTCGAGGACGGCAAGACGTATCAGGATCTGCCCCAGCCCAAGACGGATCCCGACTTCAATCCTAAATTTTCTGACTACGACGTCGTGATCAGCAACTTCGGTTGGAATGCCGCACCGTGGCCGGAAGCCACTCAAAAGGCGCTGGAGGACTTTGTCGGTGGCGGTGGTGGACTGGTCGTGATTCACGCCGCCGACAACTCGTTCGCCGAGTGGAACGAATTCAACAAGATGATCGGCATCGGCGGATGGGGCGGCCGAAACGAACAGTCGGGCCCGTACGTGTACATCAATCTGGATGGCGAAGTCGTGCGTGACACCACCGCCGGACCGGGCGGCAACCACGGACCGGCACACGAGTATCAGGTAATCGTGCGATCGCCCGACCACCCGATCGTCAAAGGTCTGCCGAGCGCTTGGCTGCACACCCGCGACGAACTCTATCAAAAACTGCGCGGGCCGGCCGTCAACATGACGATCCTGGCGACCGCGTACGCCGACCCCAAATACAAAGGGACCGGACGCCACGAACCGAAACTGATGACGATCGATTACGGCAAGGGTCGGATCTTCCACACCACGATGGGCCACGACGCCGTCTCCTTCAGCGGCGTCGGGTTCATCACCACGCTGGTCCGCGGCTGCGAATGGGCGGCGACCGGCGACGTGACCTTGACCGACGTGCCGGAGGATTTCCCGAGTCCGACCGAAAGCAGTGCACGCGAGTTTTAACGGTCCCCCCGTGGCGTAAGCTTCCAGCTTGCGAAGATGGCAGAAAAATCGCGGGCAGAAAAATATTGATGCCGCTGTTTAGACAGACAAGAAAATGGGTGACAAGAAAATTGATCGCCCGCCCGGGCGGCAGTCGATTTGCCTCATTTTCTTGTCAGCTATTTGCCTGTCGTTCGTTCTCCTGAAACTACAGCCTGGGGATCCAGACCAAGCGATACTGATGCCGCAACGGCCTGGCGGTGCGTTGATGTTTCGCCGGGCGATAGACTTCGAAACTTTGGTCGGCCACGAGTTGACCCTGCAACGTTAGCGTCATCCGCCACGTGCCGATCTTGTCGTCGATGGGTTCCCAAACGGTGTCGCCCAGGTAGAAATCCCAGTCGTTGGTTTTGATGTAAACCACGTCTTCAAATGCAGGCCTTCGCTTGCCGTCGGCGTCACGAATGCCGGGGTGATC
Encoded here:
- a CDS encoding ThuA domain-containing protein yields the protein MNRVTRRAISVALMPVFVLAVLPGFLAQAGAADAKLRALIIDGQNNHTAWPQTTMMTKKYLEESGRFTVDIERTQFTWKGGKLLEQFPLEDGKTYQDLPQPKTDPDFNPKFSDYDVVISNFGWNAAPWPEATQKALEDFVGGGGGLVVIHAADNSFAEWNEFNKMIGIGGWGGRNEQSGPYVYINLDGEVVRDTTAGPGGNHGPAHEYQVIVRSPDHPIVKGLPSAWLHTRDELYQKLRGPAVNMTILATAYADPKYKGTGRHEPKLMTIDYGKGRIFHTTMGHDAVSFSGVGFITTLVRGCEWAATGDVTLTDVPEDFPSPTESSAREF
- a CDS encoding DUF3859 domain-containing protein, which translates into the protein MAKQKPEVSVRTYGLYSKWDSGSKELPAFLESTTRIPAEVDVEFGLVINVTGGKNLQLHYCIDHPGIRDADGKRRPAFEDVVYIKTNDWDFYLGDTVWEPIDDKIGTWRMTLTLQGQLVADQSFEVYRPAKHQRTARPLRHQYRLVWIPRL